A genome region from Flavobacterium sp. CFS9 includes the following:
- a CDS encoding SPFH domain-containing protein yields the protein MNTAFIIILVLAFFILMSSFFTVKQQSSVIIERFGKFLSVRNSGLQLKIPLVDRLAGRVNLKIQQLDVIIETKTRDNVFIKMKVSVQFKVIQEKVYDAFYKLEYPHDQITAYVFDVVRAEVPKLKLDDVFERKDDIAIAVKRELNEAMTTYGYDIINTLVTDIDPDIQVKNAMNRINAADREKTAAEFEAESSRIRIVAKAKAEAESKRLQGQGIADQRREIARGLVESVEVLNNVGINSQEASALIVVTQHYDTLQAIGADANSNLILLPNSPQAGSDMLNNMVASFTASNQVGEMMKKTNKPITKPKPIEPQQSGYEEDTPPEVK from the coding sequence ATGAACACAGCATTTATTATCATTTTAGTCCTGGCATTTTTTATACTAATGTCCTCCTTCTTTACCGTAAAACAACAATCGTCGGTTATTATAGAAAGATTTGGAAAATTTTTAAGCGTAAGAAATTCAGGATTACAATTAAAAATTCCTTTGGTTGACCGATTGGCAGGACGTGTAAATCTTAAAATACAACAGTTAGATGTTATTATTGAAACCAAAACCAGAGACAACGTTTTTATAAAAATGAAAGTTTCGGTACAATTTAAAGTTATTCAGGAAAAAGTATATGATGCTTTTTATAAGTTAGAATATCCACACGATCAGATTACTGCTTATGTATTTGATGTGGTTCGTGCCGAAGTTCCAAAACTAAAACTGGATGACGTTTTTGAAAGAAAAGATGATATTGCCATTGCTGTAAAAAGAGAATTAAATGAAGCGATGACTACTTATGGTTATGATATTATCAATACTTTGGTGACTGATATTGATCCTGACATTCAGGTGAAAAATGCCATGAACAGAATTAATGCCGCAGATAGAGAAAAAACTGCTGCTGAATTTGAGGCTGAAAGTTCCAGAATCAGAATCGTTGCAAAAGCAAAAGCCGAAGCCGAAAGTAAACGTTTACAAGGTCAAGGTATTGCAGATCAGCGTCGTGAAATTGCCAGAGGTCTTGTAGAAAGTGTTGAAGTTTTAAACAATGTAGGTATAAATTCTCAGGAAGCTTCTGCCCTAATTGTAGTTACTCAACATTATGATACGTTACAAGCAATTGGTGCTGATGCTAATTCGAACCTAATCTTGTTACCAAATTCTCCACAAGCCGGAAGTGATATGCTCAACAATATGGTTGCTTCATTTACAGCTTCGAACCAGGTTGGTGAAATGATGAAAAAAACAAACAAACCAATTACAAAACCAAAACCAATTGAACCACAACAATCCGGTTATGAAGAGGACACTCCACCGGAAGTAAAATAA
- the ybeY gene encoding rRNA maturation RNase YbeY: MINFNYETEFTLDNEEAFSDWLSAIIVSENKNEGEINYIFCDDEYLHKINVEYLNHDTLTDIISFDYTIGNELNGDIFVSVERVEDNAKDFSVSFAEELKRVLAHGILHYCGYKDKSDADAELMRSKEDEKIAMFHVEQ; this comes from the coding sequence ATGATCAATTTTAATTACGAAACCGAATTTACTTTAGACAACGAAGAAGCTTTTTCTGATTGGTTAAGTGCTATTATCGTTTCTGAAAACAAAAACGAAGGAGAGATAAATTACATTTTTTGTGATGATGAGTATCTTCATAAGATTAATGTAGAGTATCTAAATCATGATACGTTAACAGATATAATCAGTTTTGATTATACAATTGGCAACGAACTTAACGGAGATATTTTTGTTTCTGTTGAAAGAGTAGAAGATAATGCTAAGGATTTTAGTGTTTCTTTTGCTGAAGAATTGAAGAGAGTTTTAGCGCACGGTATATTACATTACTGTGGATATAAAGATAAAAGTGATGCTGATGCGGAGCTAATGCGATCTAAAGAAGATGAAAAGATTGCTATGTTTCACGTGGAACAGTAA
- the mnmG gene encoding tRNA uridine-5-carboxymethylaminomethyl(34) synthesis enzyme MnmG encodes MFLEEYDVIVVGAGHAGSEAAAAAANLGSKTLLVTMSLQNIAQMSCNPAMGGIAKGQIVREIDALGGYSGIVSDRTAIQFKMLNKSKGPAMWSPRVQSDRMRFAEEWRMMLEGTPNLDFYQEMVKGLIIENGKIKGIKTSLGVEIRSKSVVLTNGTFLNGLIHIGEKQFGGGRAGESAATGITEDLVRAGFEAGRMKTGTPPRVDGRSLDYSKMNEEKGDEKPDKFSYSDLTSPLTHQRSCYMTYTSLDVHDILRDGFDRSPMFNGRIKSLGPRYCPSIEDKINRFADKERHQLFVEPEGWNTCEVYVNGFSTSLPEDIQFKALRSVAGFENVKFFRPGYAIEYDYFPPTQLKHTLETKLVEGLYFAGQINGTTGYEEAASQGLMAGINAHLKVHEKAPLILKRDEAYIGVLIDDLITKGTEEPYRMFTSRAEYRTLLRQDNADFRLTPMSHEIGLASEKRLRRMEKKLNESEKMVAFFRETSVTVAETNPILEAKESALISQGDKMFKVFSRPQIDLDDMLKFEKVKAYVEENNLDQEILEQAEIQVKYSGYIEKERNNADKLTRLEEVKIPDNFDYDKIKSMSIEAKQKLSKIRPVTISQASRISGVSPSDISVLLIYMGR; translated from the coding sequence ATGTTTTTAGAAGAATACGATGTTATTGTAGTGGGTGCTGGTCATGCAGGATCTGAGGCCGCGGCAGCGGCAGCAAATTTGGGATCCAAAACTTTATTGGTTACAATGAGTTTGCAGAACATTGCACAGATGTCTTGTAATCCTGCGATGGGTGGAATTGCAAAAGGACAGATCGTTCGTGAGATTGATGCGTTGGGCGGATATTCGGGAATTGTTTCTGACCGTACTGCGATTCAGTTTAAGATGTTGAACAAATCGAAAGGGCCGGCAATGTGGTCGCCAAGAGTTCAAAGTGATCGAATGCGTTTTGCTGAAGAATGGAGAATGATGTTGGAGGGAACTCCAAATCTGGATTTCTACCAGGAGATGGTGAAAGGTTTGATTATAGAGAATGGAAAGATAAAAGGAATCAAAACTTCGTTGGGAGTTGAGATCCGATCTAAGTCTGTTGTTTTGACGAACGGAACTTTTTTGAACGGTTTGATTCATATAGGAGAAAAACAGTTTGGTGGGGGACGTGCTGGTGAAAGTGCAGCAACAGGAATTACAGAAGATTTAGTTCGTGCTGGATTTGAAGCAGGAAGAATGAAAACGGGAACGCCACCACGAGTTGATGGACGTTCTTTGGATTATTCGAAAATGAATGAAGAAAAAGGTGATGAAAAGCCGGATAAGTTTTCTTATTCTGATTTGACTTCACCGTTAACGCATCAGCGTTCTTGTTACATGACGTATACGTCATTGGATGTTCACGATATTTTGAGAGACGGTTTTGATCGTTCGCCAATGTTTAACGGAAGGATCAAAAGTCTCGGCCCAAGATACTGTCCTTCTATAGAAGATAAAATTAATCGTTTCGCAGATAAAGAGCGTCACCAATTATTTGTGGAGCCGGAAGGATGGAATACTTGTGAAGTGTATGTGAATGGATTTTCAACTTCGCTTCCGGAAGATATTCAGTTTAAAGCATTGCGTTCTGTTGCTGGTTTTGAAAATGTGAAATTCTTCCGTCCGGGATATGCAATCGAGTATGACTATTTTCCACCAACACAATTGAAACATACTTTGGAAACAAAGTTGGTTGAAGGTTTATATTTTGCCGGACAGATTAACGGAACAACCGGATACGAAGAAGCCGCTTCTCAAGGTTTGATGGCGGGAATAAACGCACACTTAAAAGTGCATGAAAAAGCTCCATTGATTTTGAAACGTGATGAAGCTTATATCGGAGTATTGATTGATGACTTGATTACGAAAGGTACAGAAGAGCCTTATCGAATGTTTACTTCAAGAGCAGAGTATAGAACTTTGTTGCGTCAGGATAATGCCGATTTTAGATTGACGCCAATGTCACATGAAATTGGACTTGCTTCTGAAAAGCGTTTGCGTCGAATGGAAAAGAAATTAAACGAGTCTGAAAAGATGGTTGCCTTTTTTAGAGAAACAAGTGTAACGGTTGCGGAAACCAATCCAATTTTGGAAGCGAAAGAATCAGCACTAATTTCTCAAGGAGATAAAATGTTTAAAGTTTTCTCTCGTCCGCAGATTGATTTAGACGATATGCTTAAGTTTGAAAAAGTGAAAGCTTATGTGGAGGAAAATAATTTGGATCAGGAAATTTTAGAGCAGGCAGAGATTCAGGTAAAATATTCCGGTTACATTGAAAAGGAAAGAAATAATGCGGACAAACTGACTCGTTTGGAAGAAGTGAAAATTCCGGACAATTTCGATTACGATAAAATTAAATCGATGTCGATTGAAGCAAAACAAAAGTTAAGCAAGATTCGTCCCGTAACTATTTCTCAGGCTTCGAGAATAAGTGGAGTTTCTCCAAGTGATATTTCTGTTTTGTTGATTTACATGGGAAGATAA
- a CDS encoding YtxH domain-containing protein: MSKNLNTVAAIIGAAAAGAAIGILFAPDKGSKTRAKLKEGLDDAAHNLKDSLSASSEVLREKFTHAKENLDGTYGELLSNMSYKTEEVISFLEAKLADLKAQNAKLQK; the protein is encoded by the coding sequence ATGTCAAAGAATCTAAATACTGTAGCAGCGATCATAGGTGCTGCGGCCGCTGGTGCAGCGATTGGAATTTTATTTGCTCCTGATAAAGGATCTAAAACCCGTGCTAAACTTAAAGAAGGTTTAGATGATGCGGCTCACAATTTAAAAGATTCACTTTCAGCAAGTTCTGAAGTATTACGTGAAAAGTTTACCCATGCAAAAGAAAATTTAGATGGAACTTATGGAGAGCTGCTTTCCAATATGAGTTATAAAACCGAAGAAGTAATTAGTTTTTTAGAAGCTAAACTGGCTGATTTAAAAGCGCAAAACGCTAAACTTCAGAAATAA
- a CDS encoding class I SAM-dependent methyltransferase, whose amino-acid sequence MNVLNKKHFLTVKDHSVSKEIFDLYYDETLDMLITSPQPDLENLGRYYESEDYISHTDNKRSLFEKAYHFVKSIALKNKLNLINGEQSQKGRILDIGAGTGDFLLTAKNDGWDTVGVEPSERAKSIAIEKGISFVNGIDALENNSFDVITMWHVLEHVPNLELQIQELKRLLKPTGTLIVAVPNFKSYDAKYYNEFWAAYDVPIHFWHFSKKAIQSLFEKVEMKLEKVLPMKFDSFYVSLLSEKYKTGKMNYIKAFLVGMRSNLKAGSTKEYSSHIYVLKNSQNVK is encoded by the coding sequence ATGAACGTTTTAAACAAAAAACATTTTCTTACTGTAAAAGACCATTCTGTTTCTAAAGAAATTTTTGATCTGTATTACGATGAAACTTTAGATATGCTGATTACTTCTCCACAGCCCGATTTAGAAAATCTTGGGAGATATTACGAAAGCGAAGATTATATTTCTCATACCGACAATAAAAGATCTTTGTTTGAAAAAGCTTATCACTTTGTAAAAAGTATTGCTTTGAAAAATAAATTGAATTTGATTAATGGTGAACAATCTCAAAAAGGAAGAATTTTAGACATTGGTGCCGGAACGGGAGATTTTTTATTGACAGCCAAAAATGATGGTTGGGATACGGTTGGAGTAGAACCAAGTGAAAGAGCAAAAAGCATTGCGATAGAAAAAGGAATCTCTTTTGTAAACGGAATAGATGCTCTTGAAAATAATTCTTTTGATGTTATTACTATGTGGCACGTTTTGGAACACGTTCCAAATTTAGAATTGCAAATTCAGGAATTGAAGCGTTTATTAAAACCAACTGGAACTTTAATTGTTGCGGTTCCAAATTTCAAATCGTATGATGCAAAATATTACAATGAATTTTGGGCAGCTTATGATGTTCCAATTCACTTTTGGCATTTCTCTAAAAAAGCCATTCAGTCTCTTTTTGAAAAAGTAGAGATGAAATTAGAAAAAGTGCTTCCAATGAAATTTGATTCTTTTTATGTGAGTTTGTTGTCGGAAAAATACAAAACGGGAAAAATGAATTATATCAAAGCGTTTTTAGTGGGAATGCGATCAAATTTGAAAGCGGGCAGTACAAAAGAGTATTCATCACACATTTATGTCTTAAAAAACAGCCAGAACGTAAAATAA
- a CDS encoding DUF6327 family protein translates to METKKYSSYAEIERDLEILKLEKDINYQKLVLSFQKTKESLTPQYVINGVFSSYKEYFFNSYPQILQSILPYIINWFIKRKRGK, encoded by the coding sequence ATGGAAACAAAAAAATATTCGTCGTACGCTGAAATCGAGAGAGATTTAGAAATTCTGAAACTGGAGAAGGATATTAATTACCAGAAATTAGTATTAAGTTTTCAAAAAACGAAGGAGTCTCTAACACCACAGTATGTGATTAATGGAGTATTTTCTTCTTATAAAGAGTATTTCTTCAATTCGTATCCACAAATTTTACAATCCATTTTGCCCTATATTATCAATTGGTTTATAAAAAGAAAAAGAGGCAAATAG
- the gltX gene encoding glutamate--tRNA ligase, protein MSKQVRVRFAPSPTGPLHIGGVRTALFNYLFAKKHNGVFYLRIEDTDQTRFVPGAEAYIMEALEWLGIAPEETVGKNEKFGPYRQSDRKEIYQKYADQLIQSGWAYYAFDTPEALDAHRKQHEAEGKTFIYNHHNREKLDTSLVISADEAAARIANGEHYVIRFKTPVDETLHLKDIIRGDVKFETNLLDDKVLFKSDGMPTYHLANIVDDHLMETSHVIRGEEWLPSMPLHVLLYRAFGWDAPEFAHLPLILKPVGNGKLSKRDGDKLGFPVFPLEWKTEEGISSGYREKGFFPEAVVNFLALLGWNDGTDKEIFSLEELVASFDLNRVHKAGAKFDPEKNKWFNHQHLIQQNDADLAKSFSLILEEKGFSSFASAQEDNAKLTRIVSLIKERANFVSEFWDLTDFFFQAPTSYDEKATKNWNSATPALMQELISVLENIEDFTSSNIETIVKDWLNKNEIGMGKVMQPFRLSLVGALKGPHLFDIVEIIGKEETISRIQKAISTL, encoded by the coding sequence ATGTCAAAGCAAGTTCGTGTGCGTTTTGCACCAAGTCCAACTGGACCATTACATATTGGCGGTGTTCGTACTGCTCTATTTAATTATTTATTTGCAAAAAAACATAACGGTGTTTTTTATCTGAGAATTGAGGATACAGATCAGACTCGTTTTGTTCCAGGAGCTGAAGCTTATATTATGGAAGCACTGGAATGGTTAGGAATTGCTCCGGAAGAAACGGTTGGAAAAAATGAAAAATTTGGTCCATACAGACAAAGTGATCGTAAAGAAATATACCAAAAATATGCCGATCAACTGATACAATCTGGCTGGGCTTACTACGCATTTGATACTCCTGAAGCATTAGATGCACACAGAAAACAACATGAAGCTGAAGGAAAAACGTTTATATACAATCATCATAACCGTGAAAAGTTAGATACTTCATTGGTAATTTCTGCCGATGAAGCTGCTGCAAGAATTGCTAATGGAGAACATTATGTCATTCGTTTTAAAACTCCGGTTGATGAAACTTTACATTTGAAAGATATCATTCGTGGTGATGTAAAATTTGAAACCAATTTATTGGATGATAAAGTATTATTCAAAAGTGACGGAATGCCAACTTACCACTTAGCCAATATTGTGGATGATCATTTAATGGAAACTTCACATGTAATTCGTGGTGAAGAATGGCTTCCTTCTATGCCTCTTCACGTTTTATTGTACAGAGCTTTTGGCTGGGATGCTCCTGAATTTGCACATTTACCTTTGATTTTGAAACCGGTTGGAAACGGAAAATTATCTAAAAGAGACGGTGACAAACTAGGATTTCCTGTGTTTCCATTGGAATGGAAAACGGAAGAAGGTATTTCATCAGGCTATAGAGAGAAAGGATTTTTCCCTGAAGCAGTTGTAAATTTCCTTGCTTTATTAGGATGGAACGATGGAACTGATAAAGAAATATTTTCTTTAGAAGAATTAGTAGCCTCTTTTGATTTGAACAGAGTTCATAAAGCGGGAGCAAAATTTGATCCTGAGAAAAACAAATGGTTCAATCACCAGCATCTTATCCAACAGAATGATGCCGATTTAGCAAAAAGCTTCTCTCTTATTTTAGAGGAAAAGGGCTTCTCTTCCTTCGCCTCCGCTCAGGAAGACAATGCAAAGCTCACAAGAATTGTTTCGCTGATTAAAGAAAGAGCTAATTTTGTTTCAGAATTTTGGGATTTAACTGATTTCTTTTTCCAGGCTCCAACCTCTTATGATGAAAAAGCAACTAAAAACTGGAATTCAGCAACACCGGCTTTAATGCAAGAACTGATTTCAGTTTTGGAAAATATTGAAGATTTTACTTCTTCAAATATCGAAACCATTGTAAAAGACTGGCTCAATAAAAATGAAATTGGAATGGGGAAAGTCATGCAACCATTCAGACTTAGTTTGGTTGGAGCATTAAAAGGCCCTCACCTATTTGACATTGTTGAAATCATTGGAAAAGAAGAAACTATTTCGAGAATTCAAAAAGCAATTTCAACTTTATAA